Genomic window (Buchnera aphidicola (Kaburagia rhusicola ensigallis)):
CATTATTATACTGATTTTATAAATTTTAACTAATAAATTTTAAACTAATCCAATATAAACTACTAGACAATATCATAGAAATAGGAAAAGTTAATATCCAAGCAACAATAATATTTTTTATAGTACGCATTTGTACTTCATCTCCATTAATCAATATAGTTCCAGTAATAGACGAAGAAACAATATGAGTAGTTGAAACCGGGATTCCAGTATAACTAGCTGTACCTATAGAAATAGCAGATGTTAATTGAGATGCCATAGCTTGTGCATATGTCATATTTTTCTTTCCAATTTTTTCTCCAAATGTCATTGCTATTCTTCTCCACCCTATAACAGTTCCAATAGACAATGATAATGCTACCAATACAATTATCCATATAGGAGCATATTCAATAGTATATGACAAATCTTTTTTCAAATTATTTAAAAAACGTTTGTCGTTGGATTTAATCATAAAATCTTGATTAACTATATCTATAAATTCAGTAATATAAAGTAATGACTGACGTAATCTATAACGTTGATCGATATTTAATTCTGTATAACTTGATTTGCCTTGCAATAAATTATATGTATAATGACAAATTTCTAATATTTTTTCATCAGAAGATCGTTTAAAAGACGTTAATTTAATATCTGTTGCGCGTTGAGACATAATATCTATACTTTTTTGTAAACTAAATTTATTATGCATATAATATTTTTTTAAATTTAAAACAGAACTTTTAGTTTGATGGATATCGCATTGCGATGCATTTAAATTTACAAAATATTCAGATGGAAAAAGACATATTAAAACTAACATAATTAATCCAATTCCTTTTTGACCGTCATTTGCTCCATGCGAATAACTAACTCCTATTGAAGATAAAATTAATACAGTTTTAACTAAAAATGGAGGACTAACATGTTGATGATACTGATCATAACTATTTTGAATTGTATTAGTAGTATAATAACAACTATTATTGTTACTAATCTTCCAAAAACGTTGAAAAAGTAAAACTAAAATTCCAGAAAATACTAGACCTAATATTGGAGAAATGATCAAAGATAAAAATACATTTAATAATTTACTAAAATTAAAAGAGTTAATAATAGAAAAATGATTACTTATAGCATAAGTAATGTTAATTCCAATAATGGTTCCAATCAATGTATGAGAACTAGAAGTAGGTAAATAAAAAAACCACGTACATAAATTCCATAACATAGCAGCAAATAAAATAGAAAAAATAGCTTTTAAACCATGTAACGAATTAATATTTAATAATAAGTCAATAGAGAGAAGATGTACGATAGTATAAGCAACACTCAATCCTCCAAACATGACTCCTAAAAAATTAAAAATTCCAGAAACTATAACAGCTAACTCTGAACTAAGTGTATGAGTATAAATTATAGTAGCTATGGCATTAGCAGAATCATGAAAACCATTAATTACTTCATATGATAAAATCATTAAAAAAGCAATAATTATTAAAAAATTACTATTATAATTCGAATAAGAAAACAGAAAAGACATAATCCTTAAACCATTTTTAAAGATATAGATTTAATTCATTATCTGCGAGAAATCTAGATAGAGAAAGAGATAATTATATACAATCAAAATAAATGTAAATATTATATAAAAATAATGACATTAATTACAAAATAAACGTTGTATTATTTCATAAATACCTTATAAAAAATATTTTATAAATATTAATAATTTAATAAAGTTAGTTTGAAAATACTATTGTTTTCTTATATTGTAAGTTATACTATTTAATCGTATTGCTAATATGATTCCAATACATAAAGCAATAATAACAAAAACTGAAATTCCTATCCATTTTCCCATTATCCAAAACATGCCACTAATTGTACCTAAAACACTAGATCCTAAATAATATGAAAACAAATAAATAGATGAAGTATAACCCTTATTGTTATTTCCATGTTGTCCTATCCACGTACTAGTCACGGAATGTGCTGCAAAAAATCCAGCTGCAAAAAATATTAAGCCTAATACAACTAAAATTATTTCATTCCATTGCGAAATTAAAATACCGATAATCATCATGATTAAAGATGATATTAGCATGATACCTTTAGTATATTTTTTAATAAGAATACCTGCTTTAGGAGAACTGTATACACCTATTAAATAAATAATTGATAACATACCTATCGTATTATGATCTACATAAAATGGTTTGGACAACAATCTATATCCAATATAATTAAAAATTGTAATAAAACTACCCATTAAAAGAAACCCCATCATAAATAATTTAGATAAAACAGGGTTTTTCCATTGTAATATAAAATGAGTAAAAATCTTTCGGGGATGTAACGAAACAGAACGAAAATTTTCTGAATGTGGTAATAAATATATAAAAAAAACTGAAAAAATAAACGCTAAAATACTAATCCACTCTAATGCTAATCTCCATGAAAAACTTTCTGCTAAAAAACTACTCAAAAATCTACCAAAAAAACCACCAATAGTATTTCCACTAATATATAATCCCATAGAAAACGATAAAGTACTTGGATGTATTTCTTCGCTGAGATATGTCATAGCTACAGCTGCTACACCGCTTAATGCTAACCCTGTTAGGGCTCTCATAAATATAATATTTTCCCAACTACTCATTTGAGAACAACAAAAAGTAAAAAAAGTTGCCAGTAATAAAGAGATAGACATAACTTTCTTTCTGCCTATTCTATCTGATAATGGACCTGTAAATAACATACCTATTGCCATCATAGCAGTAGAAGATGATAACGACAAACTACTTTCTGCAGGGGTTAAAGAAAAACTCTTAGAGAATAAAAATAAAATAGGCTGCACACAATATAAAATAGAAAATGTTGCAAAACCTGCTAAAAAAAAAGAAATTGTTACTTCTATAAACTTTTTTGTACCTTTTTCTATATAATATTTATTATCATTTATACTTTCTTGAATTTGCATATCTTTATATTTACTAATATGACGTTGATTCTTTAAAATCAATTTTTTATTTAAAAAATGCAAAATATATTCCTTTTTAAGGATACAATTCTTAATCAAATATTTTAAATATATTTAGAAATATTATATTTAAAATTTTTATATCATCTAAAAGAAATATTGTATATATCGAGTCTTTCTTGGTAATTATACTATACTTCTCCATTTGAAAAATTTTTACACTAACATATAAAAAAGAAATGTACATCATGCATATTAATAAAAATATATTATTTAAAAATCTATAGTAACATCATAAACAAAAATATCCATCATACACATGCGTAGCTGAACCTATCATATATAAATGCTCTAAATGTCCATTCCAATATATTTTCAATTGCCCACCCAATAAATCTACTTGAACTTTTCTAGACAATATTTTTTCCTTAATTCCTACTGCAACAGCAGCACAAGCACCACTACCGCATGATCGTGTTTCCCCTACTCCTCTTTCGTAAACTCGAAGCAAGATTTGTGTTGTTGATACAATTTCCATAAAACCAACATTTACTCCTTCAGGAAACAATTTATGAATACTCAGAATAGAACCAACTTCTTTTACTGGATAATTTGTAACGTCTTTTACAATAATAATACAATGAGGGTTACCCATTGAAGCAATATAATATTTTATTGTTTTCCCTAAAATTAAAGTAGAAAAATAATTTTTAATACTAAATCCTAAATAAGGTATATATTGTGGTTTAAATAATGGAACACCCATATCTACGCACACTTGTTGATTTTTTAATATACGTAAAATCATTATCCTAGTGTTAGTACTAACACAAATTATTTTCTTCTTAACAATTTTATTTAATATTAAAAATAACGCCAAGCATCGAGCACCATTTCCGCATTGCGATACCTCCATTCCATTTGCATTAAAAATACGATAATGAAAATCCGTTTTTTCTTTTATAGGGGATTCTAACATTAATAATTGATCAAAACCAATTCCTGTACGTCGATGGGATAAACATTGTATAATTTGAGGCGTAAAATATAAATTACCCACAATATTATTTAAAACTATAAAATCATTTTCCAATCCATGCATTTTAGAAAAATTTATCCGCATTTTTTTTTAGATAACATCATTGTATTTATTCCTATTTTCAATATAATAAATTGTACTATTTTAACAATATAATTCAATTATAATTTATTTGAAAGTACTATACGTTTTAAATAACATTATAAAACGTTTTATTTTTTATATTAACTACATCAAGTGAAAACATTTTCCTTGTATATTATTTATAATAATACTATTGTTATATTTCATACAAATTTTTAAAAAACTATAATGAAAAAAGAAACATATATGATGAACAATTTTAACTTTCATAAATTAACTGATCAACTATTTCTTTCGATAGAATACAATATTGATAATTATAGAGGAAAATCAGACATTGATTATGAAAAAAATTATAATGTAATAACAATAACTTTTGAAAATAAAAAAAGAATTATTATTAATAAACAAGAACCATTACACCAAGTTTGGTTAGCTACACACGATTTAGGATACCATTTTGAATACAAAAAACCTCAATGGATATGTAATCGTACTCAACAAGAATTCTGGTATGTTTTAGGAAAATCGTGTTCAAATCAAACCCATGAAAACATTAAATTTTCCAATTTAAACGTACGATAAGACATTAATAAATTCTTTCATAACTAAATAAAAAACTATTTTAAACAACGATATGCTACTAAACCACTTCAAAACTATCAATACATCTTTAAAAATACATACTTGCATAAAACACTAAACGATATAAAAAATTACTAAAAAATATATCTTAAAAATTTTTTAGTAAAAATTTATTAAATATAAATTAGAAAAATTTAATATTTAAATGAATATCCATACGTATTAAAGCAAATTTTCTATTAATCTTAATTTAAAAGGCGATTATAATAGTACAACTACAATCTTGTATAGCTAAATTCAAAAAAATAAAATTTCAAAAATATAACACACATTACATAAAGTACTAATTAATACTTATATAAATTATTGCTGTAATAATAAACATCATTTAGCATAAATTCAATAATCAAAAAAAATTCTTTAAAAATTTTATCCAAAAAAATAAGCAATATTTATTAAATTATAAATGTTACAAAAAATTAAAAAATGAACTACATTCATAAAATTTTATTTAAAATAAGCATTAGATACATTTTTTGCAAATCTTAAAAAGCAAAATAAAAAAATTAATTAACTATCTAAAAATATTGTATAATAAAATAATTATTCATAATCGTAATAAGTCATTATAGTTCTTTTTGTAATTCAAAAAATAATAAAATAAAAATTGAAATAATCTCAAATATATTAAATATAGAAATATAAAGAACGCGTAAAAAATGCACACATTGCAAACTCAATAAAAGTTCAAAAAAAAATAAATAACCAATTATTAATAATTAATTATTTATTACTGAAATAATACTATTCTAAAAAAATAAACTTCGGTGAGAGAGGATTTGAACCTCTGACCTACTGGTCCCAAACCAGTTGCGCTACCAAACTGCGCTACTCACCGAGATAAATGTTTTTGAACAAAAAACTAATAAAATATTAAATGGGGTGACCAATGGGATTCGAACCCATGACATCTGGAATCACAATCCAGGACTCTACCAACTGAGCTATGGCCACCATAATAGATGTAAAGTAAATAAAAAATATTACAAAATTTAAAATCAATATTTGCGTTCGACAGGATTTGAACCTGAGACCTCTACCTTCGGAGGGTAGCGCTCTATCCAACTGAGCTACGAACGCTTCTTGTTTATAATGTAAAGTATTATTTTATGCTATAAATATTTTATTTATTTACAATCTAGATTTTTAAACTAACATATTTTATTGCATATTTCAATCAATTTAAAATTATTTAAATCTATAAATATATCGAAAAAATTGAATATAAAAAATTATCTATTATAATGATATTTTTTATATTCAATTTATAAATCTAAATAATGATTCTAAAATAACCTAATTTTAAATATCAATTGATAGCATTTAATTCATGATTACTAAAAAATAACATTAACAGTTACTAAAAAAATTAAGAACGTTTCATCATATCAAAAAATTCATTATTAGTTTTAGTCATTGCCAACTTGTCTATTAAGAACTCCATAGCGTCAATTTCACTCATAGGATGGATTATTTTTCGCAAAATCCACATCTTTTGTAATTCATCAGGTTGAGTCAATAATTCTTCTTTTCTCGTTCCTGATCTATTATAATCAATTGCTGGAAAAACACGTTTTTCTGCTATTTTTCTTGATAAAGGTAGTTCCATATTTCCTGTTCCTTTAAATTCTTCATAAATCACTTCATCCATTTTTGAACCCGTATCGATTAATGCTGTTGCTATGATAGTTAAACTACCTCCTTCTTCTACATTACGCGCAGCACCAAAAAAACGCTTAGGTCTATGCAAAGCATTTGCATCTACTCCACCTGTTAATACTTTACCTGATGCTGGTACTACAGTATTATAAGCTCTAGCCAATCTTGTAATAGAATCTAACAATATAATAACATCTTTTCTATGTTCTACCAATCTTTTTGCTTTTTCAATTACCATTTCTGCCACTTGCACATGTCTAGAAGCTGGTTCATCAAATGTAGAAGCAACTACTTCTCCTTTAACTAATCTACACATTTCAGTTACTTCTTCTGGTCTTTCATCTATAAGCAAAACCATTAAAACACAATCAGGATGATTGTAAGCAATACTTTGCGCTATATTTTGTAAAAGCATTGTTTTACCAGCTTTAGGAGGGGCTACAATCAAACCTCTTTGTCCTCTTCCAATAGGAGATGCTAAATCTAATACTCGTGCGGTTAAATCTTCAGTAGAACCATTACCCCTTTCCATTCGCAAACGAGAATTAGCATGCAAAGGAGTTAAATTTTCAAATAAAATTTTACTCCTAGCATTTTCAGGTTTATCATAATTTACTTTATTAACTTTCAATAATGCAAAATATCTTTCACCTTCTTTTGGAGGACGAATTTTACCAGAAATAGTATCACCTGTTCGTAAATTAAATCTCCGAATTTGACTAGGAGAAACATAAATGTCATCAGGACCTGCTAAATACGAACTATCAGAAGAACGCAAAAAACCAAATCCATCTTGTAAAATTTCTAAAACACCGTCTCCAAATATATCTTCTCCACTTTTTGCATGTTGTTTTAATATGGAAAAAATAATATCTTGTTTTCTCATACGTGCTAAATTTTCCAATCCTGCATTATCACCAAGAATGATTAATTCAGAAACTGGTATATTTTTTAATGCAGTAAGATTCATAATGATAGGTTCTTAGTAAAATCAGAATCGATTTCGAAATGATATTTGACATATAGAATAAAACAAATAAAATAACCCATATAGAACTAATTTGTTGTTTACAATATTTCAAAATTAAGCAACATTTAATACTACCATACTGGTAGTATTAAATCTATAAGTTTTAAAAAATTTTAATATTTAAAATAAGAATACGAATTTTATGTGTGTTTTAAATTAGTATCCAAAAAATCTTTTAACTGACTTTTAGACAAAGAACCAATTTTAGTAGCTATTAATTTACCTTTTTGAAATAACAATAATGCAGGAATTCCTCTAATTGAATATTTAGGCGCAATATTAGGATTAGCATCAATATCTATTTTTGCAATAATTAAATTCTGATTATATTCTATAGATATTTCTTCTAAAATAGGAGATAATATTTTGCACGGATGGCACCAATTCGCCCAAAAATCAACTAATACTGTCTTATTAGATTCCAAAACTTTTTCATTAAAGTTTTCATCATTTAAATTAATTATATTTCCTTTCATAATGATCCTTAACAAAAAATAATTAGTTATACATAAAATTATCTATATTAAAAAATACATATTAAAAATAACTGCATAAATTACATACATTTATTCTAAACGTTTACGTATATTTTTAATACAAAAAACATTTTTATTATGAAAATTTCTAATATTATCTTTAACTGGATTTATTGTCCAAAATACATCGTTTTTTGGCAATTCTAACAAAAACCGACTAGGAGAAGTATAAATTGTTTCTCCATACTGATAACGCGTTTCAGAATAACTAAGAAACAGTTCTTTTTTAGCTCTAGTAATACCAACATACATTAATCGTCGTTCTTCATCTATATTGTTGCTTACAGAACTTTTATGGGGCAAAACTCCCTCTTCCATTCCTACTATAAATACATAAGCAAACTCCAATCCTTTAGAAGCATGCAACGTCATTAATTGAACTTTATCGCCATTACGATTTTTATCTTCCAACTCATTGTGAAGAATAAATTGAGTTAAAATTTCTGAAAGAGCATGAGATTTATCTGGATTTTTGTGTTTCTTTATTAACTCAACCATCCAATTCAACAACATATGCATATTTTTTATGCTAATTTCATACAATTTTAAACTTTTCACAGTTTTAAATAGCCATGTATCATATTCTATATTAGAAACAAGATTATTCAACATAACTATAGGTTGGGTATAAATATCTTCTGTCAATGTTTTGATTAAAAACAAAAATTTTTGTAGCGCATCAAAACTGCGAGGTGTTAAAATAAACTGTAAACCGAAGTCACTACTGGAATAAAACAAACTTTGTTTTCTCTTTTTACTCCATTCTTTTAATTTATTTAAAGTAATGATACCTATCCCTCTAGGGGGTTTATTTATTATTTTTAAAAAAGCTATATCATCATTTGGATTAAGTATTAATTTTAAATATGCTAATAAATCTTTAATTTCAGGACGAGAAAAAAAGGATGAACTAGTTACAATATTATATGGAATTTTAAAATTTATTAATGTTTTTTCAAATATTTTAACTTGATAATTATTTCGATATAATATGGCATAATCTTGGTATTTATTTGTATTAAGATACTTATGAGCTAATATTCTTCTTAGTACTAATTTAGCTTCTTCTTCTTCATTTTTAGCAGATATTATATTTACAATAGATCCATATTCTAAGTTAGAAAATAATTTTTTTTCAAAAATATGTGGATTTTTTTTTATTAAATAGTTTGCAATTTTTAAAATTCTACCGGAAGAACGATAATTATGTTCTAATTTTATTATACGTAATTTTGGATAATCTGTTTTTAATAATAAAAAGTTATGTACTCTAGCTCCTCTCCAAGAATAAATAGATTGATCGTCATCACCTACTAAAGTAAAATTTGGACAATTAATGTTTAACAACTTTATTAATTCATATTGAATACTATTAGTATCTTGATATTCATCAACTAATAAATATTGAATTTTTTTTTCCCATTTCTGTTGTAAAAATGTTTTACTTTTTAACAACAATGTAGGCAAAAAAAGTAAATCATCAAAATCTAATGTATTACATGACTTGAGATATAATTCATATAATTCATAATAAGATGCATAATCTTTTTCCAAATCAGATTGCGCATTAATTTTTGCGTTATAAGAATCCATCAATTTATTTTTCCAACTAGAAATAGCAAAACGAACTGTTTTTAAAAATGTCTTATCTTTTTTTTTCGTAATATTTTTTAATACAGATATTTGATCTTGTTCGTCAAAGATAGAAAAATTAGATTGAATATTTAGATAATTACGTTCACATTTAATAATATTTAATCCTAACGCATGAAATGTTGAAACAGTAAGTTGCTTTACAACATGAGAAGCTAATTGATTAGTAATTCTATTTTTCATTTCATTTGCAGCTTTATTAGTAAAGGTGATAGCAAAAATATTTTTTGGATTAAAATGACATTTATCAACTAAGTGAATAATTTTTTTTATAATTACTTGTGTTTTTCCTGATCCTGCTCCAGCTAATATTAAACAAGGACCTGAAATGTAATGAACAGCTTTATTTTGGTTTATATTTAAATCCATAGAAAATTTATAACGTTACATTTAATCTAAAATTACCATACAGCAATATTATTTTTTATTTTAAAATTTTATACTCATAATACAAAATTCGAAAAATATCATGTTTATTAACTGATTTTAATAGGTTTCATATCAGTCATATATTGCCTCAATTTTTTACCAACTAACTCTATAGGATGATTTCTAACATCATTGTTTATCTTGTTTAAGACTAAATTGTCCACTTTTGCATCAAAAATTTTTTTTCCAAGATCACCTGGTTGTAGTTCATTTACAAATTCTTTTAATAAAGGCATAGCTGTATTCGCAAAAAGATAACTTCCATACTCAGCAGTATCAGAAATGACTAAATTCATTTCATAAAGACGTTTTCGAGAAATAGTATTAGCTATTAACGGCAATTCATGCAAAGATTCATAATATGCTGATTCTTCCTTAATTCCTGATTCAATCATAACTTCAAATGACAATTCAATACCAGCCTTTAATACCGCAACCATCAATAACCCATGATCAAAATATTCTTGTTCTAGTATATTACTATAATACGTATTGCATTTCTCGAAATCAGTATTTCGTGTCTCTAATCTCCATTCTTTCAATTTTTTATCATTATTTTCCCAATCATTCATCATGCATTTAGAAAATTCGCCTGAAATAATATCATCCATATGCTTTCTAAATAAAGAAGCAAACATGCGTTTTAATTGCGTAGATAGAACACATGCTCTAATTTTCGCAGTATTAGACAACCTGTCTAGCATTAATGTAATTCCACCGTGTTTAAGTGATTCAGTAATAACTTCCCATCCTGATTGCACTAATTTTCCTGCATAATTTGAATTAATATTTTGAGAAACAAGATATTCATAAAAAACTAAAGAACTAGCTTGTAACATCCCACATAAAATAGTCTGCTCACCCATTAAATCTGATTTCACTTCTGCTACAAAAGAAGAGTGTAAAATGCCTGCGCGATGACTACCAATAGAAATAGCCCAAGATTTTGCAATATCAAGTCCAATTTGAAATGGATCATTTTCAGAATGCACAGCAATCAAAGCAGGCACGCCGAAACCTCGCATATATTCTTGTCTTACTTCTGTTCCTGGACATTTCGGAGCAACCATAATTACTGTAATATCGCTTCGTATAGATTGACCCATCTCAACGATATTAAATCCATGAGAATAACCAAGAACAGCGTTTTTTTTCATAAACTTTTGCAACAATGTTACTACTTGTTTATGTTGTTTATCAGGAGTTAAATTTATAACTAAATCTGCTGTAGGAATAATATCTTCATATGTACCTACAAAAAACCCATGAGTAGTAGCATTCATCCAAGACTGATTTTTTTCTAAAATAGAAGTATGCCGTAATGCAAAAGAAACATGTAGACCTGAATCTCGCATATTTAAACCTTGATTTAAACCTTGCGAACCACATCCGACAATAACGATATTTTTATTTTTTAAAACGTTGCTTTTTTCAGAAAAAAAACGTTTTTCTATCAATTGACATTGTTGCAGATTACTTAATTTTTGACGAAAATTAAGTAAATTGAAATAATTTTTCATAAAAAATCCATTATTTAATAAAATAAAAAAAATTACACATGTAAGAAACTAAAAAATTTCGTTATACTAAAAAATAATTAACTCAAAAAAAATAAATTTAAAAATTATATTTTTCTAATCGCACCCTGATCTGCACTTGTAGCAAACAATGCATACATTTTCAATGCAGACGATATATAACGTTTCCGAAATTTAGGAGTATAAGATGATTGCTTTCTTTTACATTCTTTTTCTGTTCTCAATGATAGTTCATCTTGAGTAATATTCAAATGTATAACACGACGAGGTATATCAATATCAATAACATCATTATTTTCAATTAAAGCAATATTTCCCTTACTAGCTGCTTCAGGAGAAATATGTCCTATAGATAAGCCAGAAGTACCTCCAGAGAATCGACCATCTGTTATTAAAGCACAACATTCATGTAAACCCATTGCCTTTAAATAAGTAGTAGGATACAACATTTCTTGCATACCAGGGCCTCCTTTTGGACCTTCATAACGTATAACAATGACACTACCTTTTTTAATTTTTCCTTTTAGAATTGCTGTTACTGCATCTTCTTGACTTTCAAATACGATTGCATTACCTCTAAACACTAAATTTTGTTTTTTAACTCCAGCAGTTTTAACAACACAACCATTTTTTGCAATATTACCATATAATATAGCTAATCCTCCATCATGACTAAAAGCAAACTGATAAGATCGAATACATCCATATTGACGATCTTTATCTAGTGATTTCCATTTATATGCTTGAGTAAATGGTTGCACTGTTTTTTTTCCAAAAGGGCCTGCATGAAACATATCTATAACATTTTTATCTTTTGTTGTTAAAATATCATATTTGTTTAATGTTTCTTCCAAATTTAATCCAAGTATATTGTATGTATTTTTATTTAATAAACAAATACGATTTAATTCTGCAAGTAAACCCATTACTCCACCAGAACGATGAAAATCTTCCATATGATATATAGGACTATTTGGAGCTATTTTGCATAAATGAGGAGTTTTTCTAGATAAAACGTCAACATCTGACATTCTAAAGTTAATTTTCCCTTCTTGAGCGGCTGCTAACAAATGTAATATAGTATTCGTGGATCCACCCATAGCAATATCTAAAGTCATAGCATTTAAAAAAGCTTCTTTTGAAGCTATATTTCGAGGTAACACATTTTGATTATTATGCTCATAATACTCTTTAGTTATTTTAACGATTAATTTTCCTGATTCAATAAACAATTTTTTTCTATCTATATGTGTTGCTAATAATGTACCATTACCAGGTAACGATAAACCTAGTACTTCCGTAAGACAATTCATAGAATTAGCAGTAAATAGACCAGAACAAGAACCACAAGTAGGACAAGCAGAATGCTCGATTTCATTAACTAAATCATCTGAAATATCTGGGTTAGCACTATGTACAATAGCATCTATTAAATCCAATTTTTTAACTTTTCCTTTTATATTAATTCGTCCAGACTCCATTGGTCCACCAGAAATAAATACAGATGGAATATTTAAACGCATAGCTGCCATCAACATACCTGGAGTAATTTTATCACAATTTGAAATACATATCATAGCGTCTGCACAATGCGCATTAATCATATATTCTACAGAATCTGCTATTAATTCGCGAGATGGAAGAGAATACAACATTCCGGAATGTCCCATAGCAATTCCATCATCTATAGCAATAGTATTAAATTCTTTAGCCACTCCTCCTTCTGCATGAATTTCATTAGAAACAAGTTTACCTAACGTTCGTAAATGAATATGTCCAGGAACAAATTCAGTAAAAGAATTCACAACTGCAATAATAGGCTTACTAAAATCTAAATCAGTCATGCCTGTAGCTCTCCATAATGATCTCGCTCCCGACATATTGCGTCCTTGAGTAGTTGTTGAAGAACGATACTTTGGCATAATTGTTTGTTCCTTTACAAAATAGTTTTTTAAAAATTGCAAATGATTATCTTAAATTTCTTATAATAAATGTATGTATAAAAATACATTTATTATAAGAAATAT
Coding sequences:
- the trxA gene encoding thioredoxin TrxA, whose protein sequence is MKGNIINLNDENFNEKVLESNKTVLVDFWANWCHPCKILSPILEEISIEYNQNLIIAKIDIDANPNIAPKYSIRGIPALLLFQKGKLIATKIGSLSKSQLKDFLDTNLKHT
- the cyaY gene encoding iron donor protein CyaY produces the protein MNNFNFHKLTDQLFLSIEYNIDNYRGKSDIDYEKNYNVITITFENKKRIIINKQEPLHQVWLATHDLGYHFEYKKPQWICNRTQQEFWYVLGKSCSNQTHENIKFSNLNVR
- the dapF gene encoding diaminopimelate epimerase, with translation MNFSKMHGLENDFIVLNNIVGNLYFTPQIIQCLSHRRTGIGFDQLLMLESPIKEKTDFHYRIFNANGMEVSQCGNGARCLALFLILNKIVKKKIICVSTNTRIMILRILKNQQVCVDMGVPLFKPQYIPYLGFSIKNYFSTLILGKTIKYYIASMGNPHCIIIVKDVTNYPVKEVGSILSIHKLFPEGVNVGFMEIVSTTQILLRVYERGVGETRSCGSGACAAVAVGIKEKILSRKVQVDLLGGQLKIYWNGHLEHLYMIGSATHVYDGYFCL
- a CDS encoding MFS transporter, with product MHFLNKKLILKNQRHISKYKDMQIQESINDNKYYIEKGTKKFIEVTISFFLAGFATFSILYCVQPILFLFSKSFSLTPAESSLSLSSSTAMMAIGMLFTGPLSDRIGRKKVMSISLLLATFFTFCCSQMSSWENIIFMRALTGLALSGVAAVAMTYLSEEIHPSTLSFSMGLYISGNTIGGFFGRFLSSFLAESFSWRLALEWISILAFIFSVFFIYLLPHSENFRSVSLHPRKIFTHFILQWKNPVLSKLFMMGFLLMGSFITIFNYIGYRLLSKPFYVDHNTIGMLSIIYLIGVYSSPKAGILIKKYTKGIMLISSLIMMIIGILISQWNEIILVVLGLIFFAAGFFAAHSVTSTWIGQHGNNNKGYTSSIYLFSYYLGSSVLGTISGMFWIMGKWIGISVFVIIALCIGIILAIRLNSITYNIRKQ
- a CDS encoding inorganic phosphate transporter; translated protein: MSFLFSYSNYNSNFLIIIAFLMILSYEVINGFHDSANAIATIIYTHTLSSELAVIVSGIFNFLGVMFGGLSVAYTIVHLLSIDLLLNINSLHGLKAIFSILFAAMLWNLCTWFFYLPTSSSHTLIGTIIGINITYAISNHFSIINSFNFSKLLNVFLSLIISPILGLVFSGILVLLFQRFWKISNNNSCYYTTNTIQNSYDQYHQHVSPPFLVKTVLILSSIGVSYSHGANDGQKGIGLIMLVLICLFPSEYFVNLNASQCDIHQTKSSVLNLKKYYMHNKFSLQKSIDIMSQRATDIKLTSFKRSSDEKILEICHYTYNLLQGKSSYTELNIDQRYRLRQSLLYITEFIDIVNQDFMIKSNDKRFLNNLKKDLSYTIEYAPIWIIVLVALSLSIGTVIGWRRIAMTFGEKIGKKNMTYAQAMASQLTSAISIGTASYTGIPVSTTHIVSSSITGTILINGDEVQMRTIKNIIVAWILTFPISMILSSSLYWISLKFIS
- the rho gene encoding transcription termination factor Rho, which encodes MNLTALKNIPVSELIILGDNAGLENLARMRKQDIIFSILKQHAKSGEDIFGDGVLEILQDGFGFLRSSDSSYLAGPDDIYVSPSQIRRFNLRTGDTISGKIRPPKEGERYFALLKVNKVNYDKPENARSKILFENLTPLHANSRLRMERGNGSTEDLTARVLDLASPIGRGQRGLIVAPPKAGKTMLLQNIAQSIAYNHPDCVLMVLLIDERPEEVTEMCRLVKGEVVASTFDEPASRHVQVAEMVIEKAKRLVEHRKDVIILLDSITRLARAYNTVVPASGKVLTGGVDANALHRPKRFFGAARNVEEGGSLTIIATALIDTGSKMDEVIYEEFKGTGNMELPLSRKIAEKRVFPAIDYNRSGTRKEELLTQPDELQKMWILRKIIHPMSEIDAMEFLIDKLAMTKTNNEFFDMMKRS